CGAAGCTGCGGAACTGATCTGCGGTCCATTCGCAAGCTCGCTGCAGGTTGGTCGAACCGGTCAGCCTGTGTCCGATGTCCTTCGTCAAGTACCTCAGGTGCTTCATCACCTGGTTCCGGTTCTTGCCTTCGTCGATGATCTTGTCGAGGACCGTTGGGTCGGCTTGGGCCATCGCCCTTGCCCCGACGCAGGCGACCAGAGCGATCGCTACTCCACGCATGATGTGCATTCCTGTTTCCTCCTCCAGCCGAACGGGCGCGCCCTCCCGCTCAGACGTGTCATTCTACGTTTCGCCGCCCCATTCCGGGTTCCCTTCTCTAGGGGGCGGGATTCACGCCGAGATGCTTGAGGGCGAGCTTGAGCACTTTTACGGAGAGGGCGGGCATGGGGACGAAGCCCAACTTCTCGGGCTCGTACCACTCCAGCAGCGGCGAGGTCGTTTCGCAGCGAACGAGGGACGCTCGGCATTCGATCCGAAACCGGCTCACGTGGTGGCTCACCTCTCCCAAGTCCTCGATCCATCCGGGCCCGACGACCCGGCGCAATGAGTCGTCCGCGCTGTCTTCGGATCGGGGGCCGATCTCGACACGAGGAAACTCCCACAAGCCTTGCCACCAGGGGCCAGGGGGAACGCGGTGAACGCCAAACCTACCCTCGAACACGGGCGCCCAGATGGCGAAGGCAATCCGCTCGGGGCGTTGCTTCGGGGCTCGATGGGGGTAGTTCTCAGGTTTGCCTGTGGCGGCGGCCGAGCATGACGCCCTAACGGGGCATTGATAGCAAGTGGGGCTGCGAGGCGTGCAGATCGTTGCTCCCAATTCCATAAGCGCTTGGTTGAACTCTCCCGGTTTGTGGCCTTCCATCAGCCCTCCGGCCCAGCGTAGGGCGGCCCTTTCGAGCACGACGCCGGTGGAAGAGTCGCAGGTCTGGCGCGCGTAGACCCTCTTCACGTTGCCGTCGGCCACCGGGACAGGCTCGTCGAAGCAGATCGACGCGATCGCCGCCGCGGTGTAGGGTCCAACGCCCGGAACTCCGAGCCAACCCGCATAGGTCCGGGGGACTCCGTGTTCGACGATCCAGCGTGCCCCGGCTCTTAGCAGTTTGCAGCGCCGGTAATACCCCAGCCCTTGCCAAAGCGCCAGCGCCGCTTGCTCTGGGCTACTCGCGAGGGCTTCGACCATCGGGAAGCGCTCCATCCATCGAGCGTAATAGGGGATGACGGTTGCGACCCGGGTCTGCTGCAGCATCACTTCGCTCACCCAAACCGGATACGGGTCCTGGGCGTCGCGCCAAGGCAGGGGCCGCTTGTGCCGGGAGTACCAACGAAGCAAAGCGGCCGAGTCAGCCTTCGGTGGCGATGCGGCCTTTCGTTTGGGTTTCATTCCCATTCGATCGTAGCGGGCGGCTTGCTGCTGAGATCGTAGAGCACGCGGTTGACCCCTTCGACCTCGTTGACGATCCGACTCGCGACATGGGTGAGGACGTCGAAGGGAATGTCTACCGGGCTTGCCGTCATCGCGTCCTCGCTTTCGACGGCTCGAAGGACGATGGGCTGCTCGTAGGTTCTTTCGTCGCCCATCACCCCAACGCTCCGGACGTCGAGAAGCGCGGCGTAGCTCTGCCACACCCTCTTATGGATGCCGTGAGCACGAAGTTCTTCCCGAAAGATAGCGTCGGCTTCTTGCACGATCGCGACTCGGTCGGGAGTGACCTCGCCCAACACCCGCACCGCAAGGCCTGGACCTGGGAATGGCTCTCTCTCGACCATCTTTTCGGGCAGCCCCAGTTCCCGCCCCAGGTCCCGAACTTCATCCTTAAAGAGCCACCTAAGCGGTTCAATCAGCTTGAGTTGCATCCATTCGGGCAAACCGCCAACGTTGTGGTGGGTCTTGATCTTGGCGGCAGTCGGCGAGCCGCTTTCGATCACGTCGGGGTATAGGGTTCCCTGGGCGAGGAAATCACACCCTTGAAGCTCACCTGCGTGGTCCTCGAAGACCCGAACGAACTGTTCGCCGATGATCTTGCGCTTTTGCTCGGGGTCGGTCACCCCTTTCAAAGCGGAGAAGAACCTCTCGCGCTCCTCGAACACCTTGAGGTTCGCTTGAAAGTGGTTTCCGAACGTCTCGACCACTTGCTCGGCCTCGCGCTTGCGAAGCAGTCCATGATCGACGAATACGCAGACCGCGCGATCTCCGATGGCTTCGATCAAAAGCGCAGCCATCACGGAACTATCCACGCCCCCGCTCACGGCGCACAAAACTCGGCCTTCGGCCCCTACCTGGGCGCGAACCGCCCCTAGGGCCTCTTGAACGAACGCCGCGCTCGTCCAGTCGCCTGAGAGCTGAGCCACTTCAAAGAGGAACCTGCGGAGGACCTCTCTGCCGGCAGGAGTGTGGCTGACCTCCGGGTGGAATTGAACTCCGTAGGCTCTTCTCTCGGGGGATTCGAACCCGGCGACCGGGCAACTGCCGGTTCTTGCAGTTATGGCGAACCCTGGCGGAGCCTCCACGACCTGATCCCCGTGGCTCATCCACACCTGATTGGACGAGAGCCGACCGACGAGGGAGTCTTCTTCGAGGACTTCGATGGCTCGAAAGCCATACTCTCGCGCTGTGGCTCGCTCGACCTTCCCTCCGAGGCGGTGAGCGATCCACTGGAGCCCGTAGCAAATCCCTAAGACGGGGAGCCCTTCGATCAAGGAGGGGTCAAAGTCGGGCGCGCCTTCCGCTAGAACGGACTGGGGCCCGCCGCTCAGGATCAGGGCCGCAGGTTCTCGTTCGCGGATCATCGCTTCCGCGTTCGTCCATGGGACAAGCTCCGAGTAGACGTTGAACTCGCGCACCCTCCTCACGATGAGTTGCGAATACTGGCCGCCGAAATCGATGACGAGGACTGTTTGCCGTCGCATAGGGTTACGCGTAAGTTTGCAGGACTTGACGGTTCGCGGGCAATGGCTTATACTGGCAATCGCTTTCTGTGAGACGGTGAAATAGGAGACGTGAAGATGTTCAATGAGTTCAAGAAATTCGCCCTTAGGGGGAACATGGTCGATTTGGCGGTGGGCGTGATCCTCGGCGCGGCTTTCGGGAAGATCGTCAGTTCGTTGGTGGACGATGTGATCATGCCGCCTCTGGGGCTCGTTCTCGGCAAGGTCGATTTCAACAATTTGTTCGTGGACCTCTCGGGCCAAGGGTTCAAAACGCTTGCGGAGGCCAAGGCTGCGGCGGCTCCCACGCTGAACTATGGAGCGTTCATTACGGTCACCTTGAACTTCTTGATCGTCGCGTTCGCTGTGTTTCTGATGGTCAAGGCGTTCAATAGGCTGACGGAGGCTCGCGCGAAGGATGAGCCTGCGGCTGCGCCTACGACCCACGCTTGCCCGTTCTGCCTGAGCGAAATCCCGATTGCCGCGAAGAAGTGCCCGCACTGCACTTCCGAGTTGCAGCCGGCAAGCTGACGGGCCTGGAGCAAGGCGTCGACTTCGTCGAAGCGACTATTCGCGGTCGGGCGCGAACGCCTCTGCAAGGGGCCCCCACAGGTTGTACTGGTTCACCTGGCCTTCGGAAAACACCACGACCCCTTCGGCCTCTGAGGAGCGGATGCGGTCGATCACCGCTCGTACCTTCCCAGGGTCGCACTGGCCGGGCTTGATCCCGAGTTGGTGCTCCTCCTTATAGAGAAAGTTCACCGCGAACCCGATCCAGAGGCGCCGGAAGTCCTTCGCCCAACCCTTTTGGAGAGCGATCGTATCGCCAAGCAGATTGAGGTAGGTCTCAAAATCCCCCGGGAAATGGTCGCGGTAGTCCATCGGGACGCACGTCTCGACGTACGGCGCGAATCTCCGCCAATCTTGACCGATGAACCTTCCGCTGTGAATCGGGTTCTTGAAGACGGCAGCGGAGAGCTCCATTGCGGGGCGCGTTCGGCGTACAACCTCGGCCGCCCTCCGTGCGAACTCCGTGACCCAGTGAATCCGGTACTCATAGAAGAAGTAATCGAGGTCGGGCCGGCCTCCCACGAAGAACGAGCCTTCCAAGAGGAACCGCGACTTGGAGAAACGGTCGAGGGACTTCCAGTTTTCGGGCAGGACCTTGGGGCTTGGCTCCCAATGAGATTCGAGGAACGGCCGGTCGTAAAGCTCATGAAAAAAGGGCTCGTCGGGGTATCGGTCGGCGAAATAGTGCGCGTACTTGGGGAGATTCTCAAGGCAATCGTCGCAGAAACAGTAGGTGTCCGGCGCCATGTCCCCCGGATAGCGAATGTAGTCGTGGTGGATCGCGTCGAACTCGTATCGCTGGGCGAACTCCTCATGGAGAGGGATCAGCCACTGGTCCGTGTATCCGGGCCTGCGCGCCGGACACATCCAGACCGCCCCATATCTTCGGCCTCGGAGCGTGGCCTCGCTGGAAGGCCTTCCGTGCGGGTCCGTCGCCGCCCATTCTGGGTGGAGCTTGTAGGCGGCCCCGTTCTCGCCCTCATAGTAGTCGATGAACCACGCGTGGAGCGACATTCCTCGCTTCTTGCAGGCGTCGACGAGGTGCGCGGGGAGGTCGAAGTCTTCATAACCGGGCGCGACCGCTTGAGGGAATTTCGAACTGGGCCAGTGGAGGAGTCCATCGCCGCCCTTGAGGTGGACGAGGATCGTGTTGAACCCGGCCTGATACATCCGATCGACGTACGCTTCAACTTCGTGCAGGCTCTTCCCCGCCTCTGAGGAGCCGCACCACACGCCTCGCGTCTTGAACTTGTGCATCTCGGACTACCCCTTTACGCGCTCCAAGCGGACCCAGCGCAGGTTCATGAGAGCGTTCTTGGCGATTTTCAGCGCCTTCACTTCGACCCTCACCAACCCTGGCCTTGCGATCGTGACCTCGCCCAAGTCGACCTCGGCGAAGTCCGACCAGGAGCGGGTTTCCGAAACGGTCCCCTCCACGCTGCTTTCAGCAACTCGAACGCGGTACTTGCTCCCGGCGACTCCGGGCTCGCAGGCCTGCATCACGGCCACTTTGTAAGCGCCGGCTGCCGGTAGCTGGACCTCCCACGCTACGGTCGCTTCGGGGTCGGTCCAGTAGCCGACGCAGTCCTTGTCCGACTCATACCTCGCTCGGTCGATCTCGGCTTCGTTTGAGCGAAGAAGCGCGACTCCGGCTCTATTCGCCCGCAAAGGAACCGGTACGACTTCGGGCGACCCTTCGATTTGGACCGCGATCACGTTCACGTCGGGGTCGGGCAGCGAGCCCTCCCAGGCGACGATAGGCCCGTCCTCCCCGTTCTCCCATCGGAGCTTAGCGCTCCCTCCCAAGAGGCTCGCGGATCGAAGCTTGTTCCTGAGTCCGGACAGTTCGACTTTGCCGTCGGGCGATCCGAAGACGTGGAGGTAGAGAACGCCGGGCTTCTGGGTGACCCGACCCCAAGACAACGGCCGGGGGAATGGGCTTGCCGTGGTCCCGTAGATCGCCTCACCGTTTGTCTTGAGCCAGGCGCCCACCAAGCTCAGCCGTTCGACGCTCGGCTGCGGAATGCGTCCCAGCGCGTCGGGGCCCACGTTGAGCAAAAGGTTGCCCCCCTTGCTGACCACATCCACTAGCATCTGCAAAAGGGAGCGGCGGGACTTCCAATCTTCGTCGAACTTATCGAAGCCCCAATTCCGGTTCAACGTCATGCAGGACTCCCAGTCGACTCCCGGAAAACCCCTCGGCGGCACCTCTTGTTCGGGCGTTCCGAAGTCGCCACGATGATCGCCGACGGTCATGCCCGCCATCCCGCTCCGACCCTTGTCGACGCGGTTGTTGACGATGATGCTGGGCTGGAGCGACCGAACGTAGTCGTACAGGGTCTTGCCGTATTCATGGGTCCAGGTTCCTTCCCATTCACCGTCGAACCAGAGCACTCCAAGCGGGCCGTAACCTTCGACCAGTTCCTTGAGTTGCCCCTTCATGTACTCGACATACCGATCGTAGTCGGCTTCGACCCCCGGACGAGGGTCCCACGCCCGCCGGGGCAGGTAGTCGGGATGGTGCCAGTCCATGATCGAATGATAAAAGCAAAGCGTGATTCCAGCTTCCTTGCACGCCTCCGAGAGTTCGCGCAATACGTCCCGACCAAAGGGAGTTTTGGTGATCTTCCAGTCGGTCAGCTTTGAGTCCCAAAGACAGAACCCGTCGTGGTGCTTGCTAGTGATGACGATGTACTTCATTCCGGCCTGTTTCGCGATTCGGACCCATTCGCGGGCGTCGAATTGAACCGGGTTGAACTGCTTGAGAAGCGGCTCGTAATCTTCGACCTTGATTTGGGCGTGGTTGAGAATCCACTCGGCCCCACCGGTGCGCTTCCCGTTCCATTCGCTGGCGGGGATCGCGTAGAGGCCCCAATGGATGAACATGCCGAACCTCGCCTCGCGCCACCAGTTCATCCTCGCGTCCTTCTGCGCTTGGGTCTCTGCAAACTGCCCCATCATCGTCGCCCCCCCGATTGCGATTGCGATCACGCCCGATAAGCCGATCATTCGTCACCTCCAGCCGCAGACCGAAGTTACCCCGCAACCGAGGGATTTGTCGGCGATGCAGTAATCTCACTCCCCGATGGGAAAGCACCGCAAAGGCAAGCGGAGCACGACGCCCTCGGCGGAGGATGCGCTCACCCGAGCGCGGCGGTTGTTTCAATCGGGCAAGGCGCCCGAAGCGGCTCGCGTGGCGGGCGAGTTCCTCGCATTGAACCCAGATTCGAGCGAGGCACTGAGA
The genomic region above belongs to Candidatus Nitrosymbiomonas proteolyticus and contains:
- a CDS encoding alpha-L-fucosidase translates to MIGLSGVIAIAIGGATMMGQFAETQAQKDARMNWWREARFGMFIHWGLYAIPASEWNGKRTGGAEWILNHAQIKVEDYEPLLKQFNPVQFDAREWVRIAKQAGMKYIVITSKHHDGFCLWDSKLTDWKITKTPFGRDVLRELSEACKEAGITLCFYHSIMDWHHPDYLPRRAWDPRPGVEADYDRYVEYMKGQLKELVEGYGPLGVLWFDGEWEGTWTHEYGKTLYDYVRSLQPSIIVNNRVDKGRSGMAGMTVGDHRGDFGTPEQEVPPRGFPGVDWESCMTLNRNWGFDKFDEDWKSRRSLLQMLVDVVSKGGNLLLNVGPDALGRIPQPSVERLSLVGAWLKTNGEAIYGTTASPFPRPLSWGRVTQKPGVLYLHVFGSPDGKVELSGLRNKLRSASLLGGSAKLRWENGEDGPIVAWEGSLPDPDVNVIAVQIEGSPEVVPVPLRANRAGVALLRSNEAEIDRARYESDKDCVGYWTDPEATVAWEVQLPAAGAYKVAVMQACEPGVAGSKYRVRVAESSVEGTVSETRSWSDFAEVDLGEVTIARPGLVRVEVKALKIAKNALMNLRWVRLERVKG
- a CDS encoding A/G-specific adenine glycosylase, translated to MGMKPKRKAASPPKADSAALLRWYSRHKRPLPWRDAQDPYPVWVSEVMLQQTRVATVIPYYARWMERFPMVEALASSPEQAALALWQGLGYYRRCKLLRAGARWIVEHGVPRTYAGWLGVPGVGPYTAAAIASICFDEPVPVADGNVKRVYARQTCDSSTGVVLERAALRWAGGLMEGHKPGEFNQALMELGATICTPRSPTCYQCPVRASCSAAATGKPENYPHRAPKQRPERIAFAIWAPVFEGRFGVHRVPPGPWWQGLWEFPRVEIGPRSEDSADDSLRRVVGPGWIEDLGEVSHHVSRFRIECRASLVRCETTSPLLEWYEPEKLGFVPMPALSVKVLKLALKHLGVNPAP
- a CDS encoding mechanosensitive ion channel protein MscL: MFNEFKKFALRGNMVDLAVGVILGAAFGKIVSSLVDDVIMPPLGLVLGKVDFNNLFVDLSGQGFKTLAEAKAAAAPTLNYGAFITVTLNFLIVAFAVFLMVKAFNRLTEARAKDEPAAAPTTHACPFCLSEIPIAAKKCPHCTSELQPAS
- a CDS encoding GMP synthase, which codes for MRRQTVLVIDFGGQYSQLIVRRVREFNVYSELVPWTNAEAMIREREPAALILSGGPQSVLAEGAPDFDPSLIEGLPVLGICYGLQWIAHRLGGKVERATAREYGFRAIEVLEEDSLVGRLSSNQVWMSHGDQVVEAPPGFAITARTGSCPVAGFESPERRAYGVQFHPEVSHTPAGREVLRRFLFEVAQLSGDWTSAAFVQEALGAVRAQVGAEGRVLCAVSGGVDSSVMAALLIEAIGDRAVCVFVDHGLLRKREAEQVVETFGNHFQANLKVFEERERFFSALKGVTDPEQKRKIIGEQFVRVFEDHAGELQGCDFLAQGTLYPDVIESGSPTAAKIKTHHNVGGLPEWMQLKLIEPLRWLFKDEVRDLGRELGLPEKMVEREPFPGPGLAVRVLGEVTPDRVAIVQEADAIFREELRAHGIHKRVWQSYAALLDVRSVGVMGDERTYEQPIVLRAVESEDAMTASPVDIPFDVLTHVASRIVNEVEGVNRVLYDLSSKPPATIEWE